Proteins from a genomic interval of Ndongobacter massiliensis:
- a CDS encoding HNH endonuclease has product MPRKPKKPCSYPSCPNLTDGRFCEEHQKKYNRDYEKYNRDKNAKRKYGHAWKRIRDRYIAAHPLCEECLKEGRYTKATEVHHRTPLSWGGTHREDNLEALCHECHSRITALMGDRWHNKKPTKYK; this is encoded by the coding sequence TTGCCAAGAAAACCAAAAAAGCCGTGTTCTTATCCCAGCTGTCCGAATCTCACGGACGGCAGGTTCTGCGAGGAGCACCAAAAGAAATATAACCGTGACTACGAAAAATATAACCGCGATAAAAACGCAAAGCGAAAGTACGGTCATGCTTGGAAGCGCATCCGGGACCGCTACATTGCAGCGCACCCCTTGTGTGAGGAGTGCTTAAAAGAAGGACGTTATACCAAAGCAACAGAGGTGCATCACCGCACACCACTCTCTTGGGGAGGAACACACAGAGAAGATAACCTTGAAGCACTCTGTCATGAATGCCATTCAAGAATTACGGCACTTATGGGAGATCGTTGGCATAACAAAAAGCCGACGAAATACAAATAA
- a CDS encoding DUF1492 domain-containing protein produces the protein MLTPKEYLRQAYRLDQRINANIEEVKNLREMSESVSGLRYREDPIQTTRSIDAPFIRVLEKAWEIEERIADELSILYDLKEQIKDAIATVKNIDERLVLQYRYMDGMTWEAIGETLHADRTTVWRWHGRALQHFKMPKCPIELE, from the coding sequence ATGCTGACACCAAAAGAATATCTGCGCCAAGCCTACCGCCTTGACCAGAGAATTAATGCAAACATTGAGGAAGTCAAAAATCTGCGGGAGATGTCCGAAAGCGTCTCAGGACTTCGCTACCGGGAGGATCCCATTCAAACCACTCGTTCTATCGATGCACCATTTATCCGCGTGCTGGAAAAAGCGTGGGAGATCGAAGAACGCATTGCTGATGAGCTGTCGATACTTTATGACCTTAAAGAACAGATCAAAGATGCGATTGCAACGGTGAAAAATATCGACGAGAGACTCGTGCTTCAGTACCGCTACATGGACGGTATGACATGGGAAGCAATCGGCGAAACACTGCATGCTGACCGCACAACAGTCTGGAGATGGCATGGACGTGCCCTGCAGCACTTTAAGATGCCAAAATGTCCGATTGAGCTGGAATAA
- a CDS encoding DEAD/DEAH box helicase: MKFIAHDYQKYAIRYIEEHDVSAVLLDMGLGKTVISLSAILDLLFDLFEAHRILIVAPLRVARETWPSEIKKWDHLSMLTYAVAVGTPTERKAALLQSADITIINRENLSWLIEESGLPFSFDTVVVDELSSFKNHKAKRFKALMKVRPTIKRIVGLTGTPASNGLMDLWAELKLLDMGKRLGRFISHYRERYFVPDARNGQVIFSYKPKPEAEAAIYRAISDITISMKAKDFLKMPELISVTHEVEMTDCEHADYEKLKKELVLSVKEDEITAANAAVLTGKLTQMANGAIYADDGKVVHLHDHKLDALEDMVEAANGKPLLVAYNFKHDLTRIEDRLKKLKVNYRKLDKADSIQAWNEGKVAVGLIHPASAGHGLNLQAGGSALVWFSLPWSLEHYSQTNARLWRQGQEASIVVISHIVCKNTIDERILTVLKSKYKTQAALIDAVKATLGQSK; the protein is encoded by the coding sequence ATGAAGTTCATAGCCCACGACTACCAGAAATACGCCATCCGCTATATTGAAGAGCACGATGTTTCTGCCGTCCTTTTGGATATGGGCTTAGGCAAGACGGTCATCAGCCTTAGTGCCATTCTTGACCTTCTCTTTGACCTCTTTGAGGCTCACCGCATTTTAATCGTAGCCCCACTTCGAGTCGCAAGAGAAACGTGGCCATCCGAGATCAAGAAATGGGATCACCTCTCCATGCTGACTTATGCGGTCGCCGTCGGAACGCCAACAGAGAGAAAAGCCGCGCTTCTTCAGAGCGCAGACATCACCATCATCAACCGGGAGAACCTCTCCTGGCTCATTGAAGAATCCGGACTTCCTTTTTCCTTTGACACGGTTGTGGTCGATGAACTCTCTTCTTTCAAGAATCATAAGGCCAAACGCTTCAAGGCTCTCATGAAAGTTCGTCCCACGATAAAACGCATCGTGGGACTCACGGGAACTCCAGCCTCCAATGGTCTTATGGATCTTTGGGCGGAGCTCAAGCTCCTCGATATGGGAAAACGGCTCGGACGCTTCATCTCTCACTACCGGGAGCGTTACTTTGTCCCGGACGCTCGAAACGGGCAGGTCATCTTTTCCTACAAGCCAAAGCCGGAAGCAGAGGCGGCCATCTATCGAGCAATATCAGATATCACCATTTCCATGAAGGCAAAAGACTTCCTGAAGATGCCCGAGCTTATCAGCGTCACGCACGAAGTCGAGATGACCGACTGTGAACACGCTGACTATGAGAAGCTGAAAAAGGAACTGGTGCTGTCAGTCAAAGAAGATGAAATCACGGCCGCCAATGCCGCCGTTCTCACCGGAAAGCTCACTCAGATGGCAAACGGTGCGATCTATGCCGATGATGGGAAAGTCGTTCATCTCCATGATCATAAGCTCGACGCTTTGGAAGACATGGTTGAAGCGGCAAACGGCAAGCCACTTCTTGTCGCCTATAACTTCAAGCACGACCTAACGCGTATCGAAGATAGGCTCAAGAAGCTCAAGGTGAACTACCGAAAGCTCGATAAGGCAGACTCCATCCAAGCATGGAATGAAGGCAAGGTCGCTGTCGGACTGATTCACCCCGCATCAGCAGGACACGGGCTTAACCTTCAAGCCGGTGGTTCAGCGCTTGTATGGTTTTCGCTTCCGTGGAGTTTGGAGCATTACAGCCAAACCAACGCAAGGCTCTGGCGGCAGGGACAGGAAGCCTCCATTGTGGTAATCAGCCATATCGTCTGCAAAAACACCATCGACGAGCGAATCCTTACTGTTTTGAAAAGCAAATACAAAACGCAGGCCGCCTTAATCGATGCGGTCAAGGCAACCTTAGGACAATCAAAGTAA
- a CDS encoding VRR-NUC domain-containing protein: protein MQERIIEQAIVKAAKARSGLALKFTSPGFAGMPDRLLLLPKGHIGFVEVKAPGKKPRALQLARHRQLRNLGFQVFVLDNKEQIEEILIQIGGDAR from the coding sequence ATGCAGGAACGAATAATCGAGCAGGCTATCGTTAAAGCCGCGAAAGCGAGAAGCGGGCTGGCATTAAAGTTCACCTCTCCCGGTTTTGCCGGAATGCCGGATCGGCTTTTGCTTCTTCCTAAAGGCCATATCGGCTTTGTGGAAGTAAAGGCTCCCGGCAAAAAGCCACGAGCTCTACAGCTGGCAAGGCACAGGCAACTAAGAAATTTAGGCTTTCAGGTTTTCGTCTTAGACAACAAAGAACAAATCGAGGAAATACTCATACAGATTGGAGGTGATGCCAGATGA
- a CDS encoding phage/plasmid primase, P4 family: MRISYSNVRGKKTNTSYPFIAEIKTADDLKKVAAFDHVCAIYKDGYNQRKKLIKGYRSNKTFQESDCLPLDCDNVSSDPLASDIPPAEWKTPKDVQAAYPDVRFFVVYSRNNMKEKDGKAARPKFHIYFPLKTSISDAKLYNRLKKKVRARFPAFDDGALDAARFFFGVENPQVEYFDGTFCIDEFMSRANAKITEGARNTTMSHFAGLVLKKYGTDDNKAHEAYLEEAKKCTPPLSEEELSSIWNSAVGFYNSTIKADKNYISPAEYNSMEFEESLIPSDFTDVGQAKAFLEAATDKVIYVKGLGLYYFTGKVWKDDDLLVQKALQGFTHKQLCLAWKMMNEAESDETQEKAEAFYKFVLSRRKSSNIKATITELKPMVQVDVKMLDKDGFLLNTPDGTVDLRSGKLRTHDPKDYCTKICAVSPNDKGMDEWLRFLRDFTCKDKALEDYLQLESGVECIGEVLNENLVIQYGEGGNGKSTFNNAKFYVLGDYAGTISAELLTVKPTKNKGAELAETHNKRLILAAELPEGKRLDSGSLKNLSSTDPIHAEKKFEAPFNFIPTHTTVLYTNHLPKVGTIDKGTWDRLIVIPLKANFRGAKGEIKNYAKVLSERCGGAILSWMIAGAKRYISSGFKLVPPKCVQDAMNAYREENDWISHFLSDCCEEEKTATQKAGELYEKYREHCDEIGEYKRSSADFKRVLIAQGFTWQKTAEGNIWIGLHLKQNGVLNGGRF; this comes from the coding sequence ATGAGAATCAGCTATTCGAATGTTCGCGGCAAGAAAACAAATACAAGCTATCCCTTTATTGCAGAGATCAAAACGGCAGACGACCTGAAAAAGGTCGCTGCCTTTGATCACGTCTGTGCGATTTACAAGGATGGCTATAACCAGCGCAAGAAGCTCATCAAAGGCTACAGAAGCAATAAAACCTTTCAGGAATCCGACTGTCTGCCGCTGGACTGTGACAACGTATCTTCCGATCCATTAGCTTCAGATATTCCACCTGCTGAGTGGAAAACCCCGAAAGATGTTCAAGCGGCTTATCCTGACGTGCGCTTTTTTGTGGTTTATTCCCGAAATAACATGAAGGAAAAGGACGGAAAAGCCGCGCGTCCCAAGTTTCACATCTACTTTCCTCTGAAAACTTCCATAAGCGATGCGAAGCTATATAACCGCCTTAAGAAAAAAGTGCGGGCAAGGTTTCCCGCCTTCGATGATGGTGCACTTGACGCGGCGCGTTTCTTCTTCGGTGTTGAGAATCCACAGGTTGAATATTTCGATGGTACTTTTTGCATTGATGAATTTATGAGCCGTGCCAATGCCAAAATCACAGAAGGCGCGCGAAACACTACCATGTCCCATTTTGCAGGACTTGTGCTCAAGAAATATGGCACCGATGATAATAAAGCGCATGAAGCCTATCTTGAGGAAGCAAAAAAATGCACACCTCCGCTTTCTGAAGAAGAACTCAGCAGCATCTGGAACAGTGCAGTCGGTTTTTACAACAGCACCATCAAAGCGGATAAAAATTATATCTCGCCTGCTGAATACAACAGCATGGAATTCGAAGAAAGTCTCATCCCGTCTGACTTTACCGATGTCGGACAGGCAAAAGCCTTTCTCGAAGCGGCTACTGACAAGGTCATCTATGTCAAAGGTCTCGGTCTCTATTATTTCACGGGAAAAGTCTGGAAAGACGATGACCTCTTAGTGCAGAAAGCGCTGCAGGGATTTACCCATAAGCAGCTCTGCCTTGCGTGGAAAATGATGAATGAAGCGGAAAGTGATGAAACACAGGAAAAAGCGGAAGCCTTCTACAAGTTTGTCTTAAGCCGCCGGAAATCTTCCAACATCAAGGCAACTATCACTGAGCTGAAACCGATGGTGCAAGTCGATGTGAAAATGCTTGATAAAGACGGTTTTCTCTTAAACACGCCGGACGGGACGGTGGATCTTCGCAGCGGAAAATTGCGGACGCATGATCCGAAGGACTACTGCACCAAAATTTGTGCTGTATCACCAAATGACAAAGGTATGGACGAATGGCTCCGGTTCCTTCGTGATTTCACCTGCAAAGACAAGGCTCTCGAAGATTACCTGCAGCTGGAATCCGGTGTAGAGTGCATCGGAGAAGTCTTAAATGAAAATCTTGTGATCCAGTACGGTGAAGGCGGAAACGGTAAATCCACCTTCAATAACGCCAAGTTCTATGTTTTAGGAGACTACGCCGGTACCATCTCCGCCGAGCTGTTAACCGTAAAGCCGACCAAGAACAAAGGTGCGGAGCTTGCCGAGACACACAACAAGAGGCTTATTCTCGCAGCCGAGCTACCCGAAGGGAAAAGGCTCGACTCAGGCTCTTTGAAAAATCTCTCCAGCACAGATCCCATCCATGCTGAGAAAAAATTTGAAGCACCATTTAACTTCATCCCGACGCATACGACGGTGCTTTATACCAACCATCTGCCCAAAGTCGGGACCATCGACAAAGGCACCTGGGACCGCCTGATCGTTATTCCTCTAAAGGCAAATTTCAGGGGTGCCAAGGGAGAAATTAAGAACTATGCCAAGGTGCTGTCCGAGCGATGCGGCGGAGCAATTCTCTCGTGGATGATTGCGGGAGCAAAAAGATACATCTCTTCCGGTTTCAAACTGGTACCACCAAAGTGCGTCCAAGATGCCATGAACGCTTATCGTGAAGAAAACGACTGGATCAGCCATTTCTTAAGTGATTGCTGTGAGGAAGAAAAAACAGCTACCCAAAAAGCGGGTGAGCTTTATGAGAAGTACCGTGAGCACTGTGATGAGATCGGTGAATACAAAAGAAGCTCTGCTGATTTTAAGCGAGTTCTGATAGCACAAGGTTTTACTTGGCAAAAAACCGCTGAAGGCAACATATGGATAGGGCTTCACCTGAAACAAAACGGTGTTCTTAATGGAGGACGATTCTAA
- a CDS encoding DUF4406 domain-containing protein produces the protein MENLYQNAEGYADPTAYEAIFKTHRYPYMPLVYIASPYAGDVEKNTEAAKRYARFAVDQGFIPIVPHLMYPQFMDEKSERELALFFGQILIDKCTELWAFGKPSLGMTKEIGYAKYHRRNVRYFTEDLKEVEE, from the coding sequence ATGGAAAACCTATATCAAAACGCAGAAGGCTACGCGGATCCGACCGCCTATGAAGCAATCTTTAAGACGCATCGCTATCCTTATATGCCGCTTGTCTATATCGCCTCTCCTTATGCTGGAGATGTTGAGAAAAACACCGAAGCCGCCAAGCGCTATGCCCGCTTTGCCGTTGATCAAGGCTTTATCCCAATCGTGCCCCATCTCATGTATCCGCAGTTCATGGATGAGAAAAGCGAACGTGAGCTGGCGCTTTTCTTCGGACAAATCCTGATCGACAAATGCACCGAGCTTTGGGCATTTGGAAAACCCTCTCTCGGTATGACCAAAGAGATCGGATATGCCAAATACCACAGGCGAAACGTTCGCTATTTCACCGAGGACTTGAAGGAGGTTGAAGAATGA
- a CDS encoding Rha family transcriptional regulator codes for MQELIPKDEYGVFADNHDTARVDSRAIAQFFEKEHFHILRDIQKLTESKSGLSEQFVKLNFELSSYKDNTGRKLPCYYLTRDGFTMLAMGYTGKKAMRFKELYIKRFNEMETFIKTLVSARQEFPLLTENIQLLHDNPKPYHYSNECNMLNRIVLGMDAKHYREVHGIDKGTSIRPYLSQDEISMLNILQKVDVGLLVAVPDFQQRKRYLEWYAMKLQIKEVR; via the coding sequence ATGCAAGAACTAATTCCAAAAGACGAATACGGAGTATTCGCAGACAACCATGACACAGCTCGTGTCGATTCAAGAGCAATTGCGCAATTTTTCGAGAAAGAACACTTCCATATCCTGCGCGACATTCAAAAACTCACTGAATCCAAATCTGGATTGAGTGAACAATTTGTTAAGCTCAATTTTGAGCTCAGTAGTTATAAGGACAATACCGGACGAAAACTGCCCTGTTACTACTTAACTCGTGATGGTTTCACCATGTTGGCAATGGGATACACCGGCAAAAAGGCAATGCGGTTCAAAGAACTCTATATCAAGCGTTTCAACGAAATGGAAACCTTCATCAAAACGCTGGTATCGGCAAGACAGGAGTTCCCACTGCTGACGGAAAACATCCAGCTTCTCCATGACAACCCGAAACCATATCACTACTCGAACGAATGCAATATGCTTAACCGCATCGTGCTTGGCATGGATGCCAAGCATTACCGAGAAGTACACGGCATCGATAAAGGAACATCCATACGTCCGTATCTTTCGCAAGATGAAATCTCCATGCTCAACATTTTGCAAAAAGTCGATGTCGGACTGCTTGTTGCCGTCCCTGATTTTCAGCAACGAAAACGCTACCTCGAATGGTATGCCATGAAACTACAAATCAAGGAGGTGCGCTGA
- a CDS encoding DNA polymerase, with amino-acid sequence MKTLSIDIESFSSVELAKAGVYKYAEAPDFNILLFGCSIDGGEVRVIDLAQGEQIPNVILDALTDDTVIKWAYNANFERVCLSRYLSDIGISLDPFHDHHPLSTEMARFLNPASWRCSMVWAATLGLPLSLEGVGTVLGLQNQKMKEGKDLIRYFCMPDRQTGKRHLPSDAPDMWKTFKAYNKRDVEVELSIKERLKNYPVPDFLWDEYAIDQEINDRGVKVDLTLANAAVEMDRRSKDELITKMKAITNLENPNSVVQMKDWLAQNGMPTESLGKKQVAELIQTAPPKLRDALMLRSQLAKSSVKKYQTMQNAACKDGRVRGMFQFYGANRTGRWAGRLVQMQNLPRNHLPDLGAARALVRVGDFEAVKFLYEDVPDTLSQLVRTAFVPKEGHKFIVSDYSAIEARVIAWYAGQQDSLDAFVAGKDLYCETASRMFGVPVVKHGINGELRQKGKIATLACGYGGSIGALKAMGALEMGLSEEELKPIVDAWRSANPKIVRFWWDVDRAILEAVRHKKVTKTHGLTFRCRSGMLFIMLPSGRALAYVKPKLDENRFGSPCVTYEGVITGKKWDRIDSYGPKFVENIVQATARDILAYAMRTLHNCSIVMHIHDEVVIEADPRMSLDAVCEQMSRTPPWAEGLPLKADGYECEFYKKD; translated from the coding sequence TTGAAAACACTTAGCATTGATATAGAGTCATTTTCGTCCGTTGAACTGGCCAAAGCAGGCGTATATAAGTACGCCGAAGCGCCTGATTTTAACATTCTGCTCTTCGGCTGCTCGATCGATGGCGGTGAAGTTCGGGTCATCGACCTTGCACAAGGCGAACAAATCCCCAACGTCATTCTGGATGCATTGACAGACGACACCGTTATTAAATGGGCATATAACGCGAATTTTGAGAGAGTTTGTTTATCTCGCTATCTATCGGATATCGGCATAAGCCTTGATCCCTTTCATGACCATCATCCGCTTTCAACAGAGATGGCAAGATTTCTTAATCCCGCCTCTTGGCGCTGTTCGATGGTCTGGGCAGCAACTTTGGGTCTTCCACTATCACTGGAAGGTGTCGGTACAGTACTCGGCCTTCAAAATCAAAAGATGAAAGAAGGTAAAGACCTCATCCGATATTTCTGCATGCCGGACAGGCAAACCGGAAAACGACATCTTCCCTCTGATGCACCGGACATGTGGAAAACCTTCAAGGCCTACAACAAGCGCGATGTCGAGGTGGAACTTTCCATCAAAGAGAGGCTCAAAAATTACCCTGTGCCGGATTTTCTCTGGGACGAATACGCCATTGATCAGGAGATTAACGACCGCGGCGTGAAAGTCGATCTTACTTTAGCGAATGCAGCCGTTGAGATGGACAGGCGCTCAAAGGATGAGCTCATCACCAAGATGAAAGCCATCACTAACTTGGAGAATCCGAATTCGGTCGTTCAGATGAAAGACTGGCTTGCCCAAAACGGTATGCCCACGGAGTCGCTCGGCAAAAAGCAAGTCGCAGAACTGATTCAAACCGCACCGCCTAAGCTGCGGGATGCTCTTATGCTTCGCAGTCAGCTTGCCAAATCCTCGGTTAAGAAATATCAGACGATGCAAAATGCCGCCTGTAAAGATGGCAGAGTTCGTGGCATGTTTCAGTTTTACGGGGCCAACCGTACAGGGCGCTGGGCAGGAAGACTCGTGCAAATGCAAAATCTCCCCAGAAACCACCTGCCGGATCTTGGCGCTGCCAGAGCGCTGGTGAGAGTAGGAGATTTTGAAGCTGTTAAATTCCTCTACGAAGATGTACCGGACACCTTATCCCAGCTGGTACGGACCGCTTTTGTTCCAAAGGAAGGTCATAAGTTCATCGTTTCCGACTACTCAGCCATTGAAGCCAGGGTTATCGCCTGGTACGCAGGGCAGCAAGATTCCCTCGATGCCTTTGTAGCCGGAAAAGACCTTTACTGCGAGACGGCATCGCGAATGTTCGGGGTACCCGTCGTTAAACACGGTATCAATGGAGAACTCCGCCAAAAAGGGAAAATAGCAACACTGGCCTGTGGCTATGGCGGCTCGATCGGAGCCTTAAAAGCGATGGGCGCGCTTGAGATGGGACTTTCCGAAGAAGAATTAAAACCCATCGTTGATGCTTGGCGATCTGCCAATCCGAAGATCGTCAGATTCTGGTGGGACGTGGATCGTGCCATCCTTGAAGCTGTCCGCCATAAGAAAGTCACCAAGACACACGGTCTCACCTTTCGCTGCCGTTCCGGCATGCTCTTCATCATGCTGCCCTCCGGAAGGGCCTTAGCCTATGTAAAACCAAAGCTCGATGAGAACCGCTTCGGATCTCCCTGCGTCACCTATGAGGGTGTCATCACCGGAAAGAAATGGGATCGCATTGACTCCTACGGTCCAAAGTTCGTGGAAAATATCGTGCAGGCAACTGCTCGTGACATCTTGGCCTATGCCATGCGGACACTTCATAACTGCTCGATTGTTATGCATATCCATGATGAGGTCGTGATTGAAGCCGATCCTCGTATGTCCCTTGATGCAGTCTGTGAACAGATGAGCCGCACGCCGCCGTGGGCTGAAGGCTTGCCGCTCAAAGCCGACGGCTATGAGTGCGAGTTTTACAAGAAAGATTAA
- a CDS encoding DUF2815 family protein yields the protein MSKFTNPMKVITGKDTRWSYANVWQPKSINGGTPKYSVSLIIPKSDTVTLGKIKAAIEAAYKEGEAKLKGNGRSVPALAAIKTPLRDGDAERPDDEAYANSYFVNANSTTKPGIVDADRNEIIDSSEVYSGVYGRASINFYAFNSNGNRGIACGLNNLQKIRDGEPLGGHASAAEDFATDDDDDFLS from the coding sequence ATGTCAAAATTTACAAACCCGATGAAGGTTATCACAGGAAAAGACACTCGCTGGAGTTATGCCAACGTGTGGCAGCCAAAATCCATCAACGGCGGCACACCGAAGTACAGCGTTTCGCTCATTATCCCCAAGTCCGATACCGTCACTTTAGGGAAAATCAAAGCTGCCATCGAAGCCGCCTACAAGGAAGGTGAAGCCAAACTCAAAGGAAACGGCCGCTCGGTACCCGCACTTGCGGCAATCAAAACGCCGCTTCGTGATGGAGATGCTGAACGTCCGGACGATGAGGCGTATGCAAACAGTTATTTTGTAAATGCCAACTCCACCACCAAGCCGGGCATCGTCGATGCCGACCGAAATGAAATCATCGACAGCTCCGAAGTTTACTCAGGCGTTTACGGCCGCGCGTCCATCAATTTTTATGCGTTCAACTCCAACGGAAATCGCGGCATCGCCTGTGGTCTCAACAACCTGCAGAAAATCCGTGACGGCGAGCCGCTCGGCGGTCATGCTTCTGCCGCAGAAGACTTTGCAACCGATGATGACGATGACTTCTTGAGCTAA
- a CDS encoding DUF2800 domain-containing protein — protein sequence MKAKHALLSASSAYRWLACPPSALLSAKYEDTSSSYAQEGTAAHALAEYKVLKALGRKADDPTENLDYFNEEMDEATDAYAGYVLEQVAEAKKATIDPIVLVEQRVDFSTYVPDGFGTADALIIADGKLSITDLKYGQGVLVEADHNPQLMCYALGAYEMFSALYDIETVSMTIFQPRRDSVSVFEMKASDLLDWAENTLKPKAELAAEGKGDFTAGEHCRFCKAKADCRARAEANLALARYDFALPPTLTDADIEAILPLLDELTSWAEDIKAYALTRAVAGKEWYGYKLVAGRSNRKYVNEDAVAKKVSDAGFNPYEEKLLGITAMTKLLGKNRFEELLEGLIEKPQGKPTLVPESDKRPAMNSAKEDFKEEN from the coding sequence ATGAAGGCTAAACATGCGCTGCTTTCCGCATCAAGTGCCTATCGCTGGCTTGCCTGTCCGCCCTCGGCTCTGCTTTCGGCAAAGTATGAGGACACGTCAAGCTCTTATGCACAAGAAGGCACCGCGGCGCACGCTCTTGCCGAGTACAAGGTGCTGAAAGCGTTAGGCAGGAAAGCCGATGATCCGACGGAGAATCTTGATTATTTTAACGAGGAAATGGATGAAGCGACCGATGCCTATGCCGGCTACGTGCTGGAGCAAGTCGCCGAAGCTAAAAAGGCAACGATTGATCCAATCGTTCTGGTGGAACAGCGTGTGGACTTTTCCACCTATGTACCGGATGGTTTTGGTACTGCCGATGCCCTCATCATCGCCGACGGCAAGCTTTCCATCACAGATCTCAAATATGGACAGGGCGTGCTCGTTGAAGCCGATCATAATCCGCAGCTCATGTGCTATGCCCTCGGGGCCTATGAGATGTTTTCTGCGCTCTATGACATTGAGACCGTATCGATGACGATCTTTCAGCCACGGCGTGACAGCGTATCCGTCTTTGAGATGAAAGCATCGGATCTGCTGGACTGGGCAGAGAACACACTCAAACCAAAGGCGGAACTTGCCGCCGAAGGTAAAGGCGACTTTACAGCCGGCGAACATTGCCGCTTCTGCAAGGCAAAGGCCGACTGCCGAGCCAGAGCGGAAGCCAATCTCGCGCTGGCAAGATATGACTTTGCCCTTCCGCCTACCTTAACCGATGCGGACATCGAAGCGATTTTGCCTCTTCTTGATGAACTTACAAGCTGGGCGGAAGACATCAAGGCCTATGCCCTGACACGTGCAGTGGCAGGAAAAGAGTGGTACGGATATAAGCTCGTCGCAGGAAGAAGCAACCGTAAATACGTAAACGAAGATGCCGTCGCAAAGAAGGTATCCGATGCAGGCTTTAATCCTTATGAGGAAAAGCTCCTCGGCATCACCGCTATGACCAAGCTCTTAGGCAAAAACCGCTTTGAGGAGCTGCTTGAAGGCTTAATTGAAAAGCCGCAAGGAAAACCAACCCTCGTGCCGGAGTCCGATAAACGTCCGGCCATGAATTCAGCAAAAGAAGATTTTAAGGAGGAAAATTAA
- a CDS encoding LuxR C-terminal-related transcriptional regulator: MSKKENHVSKIYIRGLGLVETSPEHKKDYENECARIRMKMQYHGECHVTKANINRCDGICVGCPFRSAGKFVSIHDTVQTDSALTYADVLPASEAYSPEGVLARKTLREELSRIFAGLTDEERQIIRLVVAGQSERDMAEILGIKRTTLNYRKRQLFARLKSRHPELRDLLLDLISYS; encoded by the coding sequence ATGTCAAAGAAAGAAAATCATGTATCAAAGATTTATATTCGCGGTCTCGGTCTGGTCGAGACAAGCCCTGAACACAAGAAAGACTACGAGAACGAATGCGCCCGTATCCGCATGAAGATGCAGTATCACGGCGAATGCCACGTCACCAAGGCAAACATCAACCGCTGCGATGGCATATGCGTCGGCTGTCCATTTCGTTCTGCCGGGAAGTTTGTCTCCATCCATGACACCGTACAAACAGACAGCGCGCTTACCTACGCCGATGTGCTTCCTGCATCGGAAGCGTATTCACCGGAAGGCGTCCTTGCGCGTAAAACTTTGCGCGAAGAACTCAGCCGTATTTTCGCAGGTCTCACGGACGAGGAGCGCCAAATCATCCGTCTTGTTGTCGCCGGTCAATCCGAGCGCGACATGGCAGAAATCCTCGGCATCAAACGTACCACACTGAACTACCGAAAACGTCAGCTTTTTGCTCGGCTGAAAAGCCGGCATCCGGAGCTTCGTGACCTTCTTTTGGATCTCATCTCTTATTCCTAA